The Deltaproteobacteria bacterium region CGTACTGGTCGCCGAGCACGTAGTCGCTCTTGCCCCAGTTGTGCGTGAACTCGAGCACCGTGTGCTCGCTCTCGTCGCCATAGCCGAGGAAGGCGAGCGTGAACTTGCCGTCGGGGTAGTCCTTGCGGCGCAGCAGCTTCATCCCGAAGTGCTCGGTGTAGAAGCGCAGCGATTCGTCGAGATCTTTGACGCGAAGCATGGTGTGTAGGAAGCGCATGCGCGCGACTCTACGCTCGGAGTGGAGCCAGCGGCAACGCGCGCGATGAAGGCGCGGGGCCTGACCCTGCATCCGCCGCCACGACACCGGAGGGAGCACGATGTTCATCGCGATGAATCACTTCGACGTGGAGCCCGAGCGCGCCGCCGAGTTCGAGGCGCGCTGGCGCGAGCGCGAGACGCATCTCGCCGAGGTGCCGGGCTTCGTGCGCTTCGCGCTGCTGCGCGGCGACGCGCCGGGGCGCTACGCGTCGCACTCGACCTGGGAGACGCGCGCGGCGTTCGAGGCGTGGACGCGCTCGGAGGCGTTCCGCAAAGCGCACGCGGGCGCGCGCATGCCGGCCGGCGTGCTGCGCGGCCACCCGCGCGTCGAGCTGTGGGACGCGGTGCTGGAGTAGAGCGAAGGCGCGCCGGCACGAGCGCAGCCGCGCGAGCTGCGAGCGCGGTCGCAGATGCCCGCGCCCGGGTTGCCGTACGCT contains the following coding sequences:
- a CDS encoding antibiotic biosynthesis monooxygenase, yielding MFIAMNHFDVEPERAAEFEARWRERETHLAEVPGFVRFALLRGDAPGRYASHSTWETRAAFEAWTRSEAFRKAHAGARMPAGVLRGHPRVELWDAVLE
- the gloA gene encoding lactoylglutathione lyase, producing the protein MRFLHTMLRVKDLDESLRFYTEHFGMKLLRRKDYPDGKFTLAFLGYGDESEHTVLEFTHNWGKSDYVLGDQYGHIALGVSDIYGVCAALKAKGVNVSREPGPMKHGSTVIAFIEDPNGYKVELIQEASRA